A stretch of the Acyrthosiphon pisum isolate AL4f chromosome A2, pea_aphid_22Mar2018_4r6ur, whole genome shotgun sequence genome encodes the following:
- the LOC100166548 gene encoding coatomer subunit alpha: protein MLTKFETKSARIKGLTFHSKRPWILASLHTGVIQLWDYRMCTLLDKFDEHDGPVRGISFHSQQPIFVSGGDDYKIKVWNYTQRRCIFTLLGHLDYIRSTMFHHEYPWILSASDDQTIRIWNWQSRACICVLTGHNHYVMCAQFHPSEDLVVSASLDQTVRVWDISGLRKKNVAPGPGGLDDHLKNPNATDLFGQADAVVKHVLEGHDRGVNWCSFHPTLPLIVSGADDRQIKLWRMNDSKAWEVDTCRGHYNNVSCVVFHPKQELILSNSEDKSIRVWDMTKRTCLNTFRREHERFWVLAAHPTSNLFAAGHDSGMIIFKLERERPAFTQFGNFLYYVKERFLHRLDFTTHKVTTVMQLRGGGRTPIYSISYNPAINAMLVCTRNSSNLENSTYDLYQMPKESADSNVSEVPDSKRSSGLMAVWIARNRFAVLDKTHMLAVKNLKNELTKKNIGPNNIDEIFYAGTGLLLLRDPENLTLFDVTQKRVLAQAKIAKCRYVVWANDGSLLAVLCKHNIYICNRKLEILCTIHENSRIKSGAWDDCGAFIYTTSNHIKYALPDGGDYGIIRTLDLPIYITKVSGNQVFCLDRECRPRVLNIDTTEYKFKLALIKRKYEEVLHIVRNDRLIGQSIIAYLQQKGYPEVALHFVKDNKTRFSLALECGNIDIALEAARTLDDKACWEQLGQSALLQGNHQVVEMCYQRTKNFDKLSFLYLITGNLDKLRKMMKIAEIRKDVSGHYQGALLLGDCHERIKILNELGHKSLAYLTAVTHGLVAEAETIKEGYEGNLPTVTAGAVLLRPPAPVSQAESNWPLLTVSKGFFEGAILSAGKASGLIDTAIGEDVGAEEEGWGAEADLGLEGRISPTHSEAEEEAASAAAADGGGEDGWDVGDEEVELPPEVLVSRQQDADYFVAPQPAACPSLAWSANSQLAVDHVKSGDFENAFRLLNEQIGVTNFGPLKSLFMDSYLKSCTSYTPLPTHPSLFVYPDRNWKDGGGKGHSSKPVLDVKLEQLLSELQACYQLTTAGKFPETVAKFRSILAAVPLLCVDTKQEVTEVTQLVHICKEYLVGLVMETARKEHPKTTADDQKRIAEMVAYFTHCDLQMSHKILTLRTAINVFYKIGNLNTAASFAKRLLELGPRADVAQQARKMLQACDLNPVNKLQVAYDQHNPFSICAYSFVPIYKGKEEVKCPFCSASYQPTHRGKVCNICQISSIGRESTGLRITAAHFR, encoded by the exons atgttaacaaaatttgaaactaaATCGGCCCGTATAAAGGGTCTTACATTTCATTCAAAACGGCCATGGATATTGGCAAGTCTTCATACCGGGGTAATCCAATTATGGGACTACCGTATGTGTACCTTATTGGACAAATTTGATGAGCATGATGGACCTGTACGTGGTATTAGTTTCCATAGCCAGCAACCTATATTTGTATCTGGTGGtgatgattataaaattaaagtatggAATTATACTCAAAGACGATGCATATTTACATTACTCGGTCACTTGGACTACATACGTTCCACAATGTTCCACCATGAGTACCCTTGGATATTAAGTGCATCTGATGATCAGACAATAAGAATCTGGAATTGGCAAAGCCGTGCTTGTATTTGTGTTTTAACTG GTCATAACCATTATGTTATGTGTGCTCAGTTCCATCCATCTGAGGATTTGGTGGTATCTGCATCTTTGGATCAGACTGTTCGTGTTTGGGATATTTCTGGACTACGCAAGAAAAATGTAGCTCCCGGTCCCGGGGGACTAGATGATCACTTAAAGAATCCAAATGCTACAGATCTATTCGGTCAAGCCGATGCTGTGGTTAAACATGTGCTCGAAGGTCATGATCGTGGTGTTAATTGGTGTTCATTCCATCCTACTTTGCCACTTATTGTCTCCGGTGCTGATGATcgtcaaattaaattatggaGGATGAATGACTCTAAAGCATGGGAAGTAGACACATGCCGTGGACATTATAACAATGTTTCCTGTGTTGTGTTCCATCCAAAACAAGAGCTTATTCTGTCAAATTCTGAGGATAAAAGTATACGTGTTTGGGATATGACAAAGAGGACATGTCTCAATACATTTAGGCGTGAACATGAACGATTTTGGGTACTTGCCGCACATCCAACCTCCAACTTATTTGCTGCAGGACATGATTCAGGTATGATTATATTCAAGTTGGAACGTGAAAGACCTGCATTTACACAATTTGGTAATTTCTTATACTACGTAAAAGAGAGATTCTTACATCGTCTAGATTTCACTACCCACAAAGTGACCACTGTCATGCAATTAAGAGGCGGTGGACGTACACCCATTTACAGCATTAGTTACAACCCAGCTATAAATGCAATGCTTGTATGTACTAGAAATTCATCGAACCTTGAAAATAGCACTTATGATTTATATCAAATGCCTAAGGAATCGGCAGACAGTAATGTTTCAGAAGTACCTGATAGTAAGAGGTCTAGTGGTTTGATGGCTGTCTGGATAGCCAGAAATCGGTTTGCCGTCCTAGACAAAACACACATGTTGGCCGTGAAAAATTTAAAGAACGAATTAACGAAAAAGAACATAGGACCCAATAACattgatgaaatattttatgccGGTACTGGTTTATTGTTACTACGTGATCCCGAGAACTTAACATTGTTTGACGTTACACAAAAGAGAGTATTGGCCCAAGCTAAGATTGCCAAATGTCGATATGTAGTATGGGCAAATGATGGGTCATTACTGGCAGTTTtatgcaaacataatatttatatttgtaacagAAAATTAGAAATTTTGTGTACCATACATGAAAATTCCAGAATAAAATCAGGCGCTTGGGACGATTGTGGTGCATTTATATATACTACAAGCAATCATATTAAATATGCTTTGCCAGATGGCGGTGACTATGGAATTATACGTACATTAGATCTACCTATTTACATTACAAAAGTCAGTGGCAACCAAGTGTTCTGTTTAGACAGGGAGTGTCGACCAAGAGTGTTGAATATTGATACTacagaatacaaatttaaattggcACTTATCAAACGGAAGTATGAGGAAGTATTGCACATAGTCAGGAACGATAGATTAATTGGACAATCTATAATAGCATACTTGCAGCAGAAAGGGTATCCGGAAGTGGCATTACATTTTGTCAAGGACAACAAGACCAGATTCTCATTAGCACTGGAGTGTGGAAATATAGATATTGCTTTAGAAGCAGCTAGGACTCTGGATGACAAGGCGTGTTGGGAACAACTGGGCCAATCCGCGTTGCTGCAGGGCAACCATCAGGTAGTGGAGATGTGCTACCAGAGGACAAAGAACTTTGACAAGCTGTCGTTTTTGTATCTGATCACTGGTAACCTGGATAAACTTAGGAAAATGATGAAAATCGCCGAAATCCGCAAGGACGTGTCTGGGCATTACCAGGGAGCGCTACTGCTGGGTGACTGTCATGAAAGGATCAAGATACTGAACGAACTGGGACACAAGTCGCTCGCCTACCTGACGGCCGTCACTCACGGTTTGGTCGCTGAAGCCGAGACCATCAAGGAGGGCTACGAGGGTAACCTGCCGACGGTAACTGCCGGCGCTGTGCTACTCAGACCTCCTGCTCCAGTCAGCCAGGCTGAGTCCAACTGGCCCCTATTGACCGTGTCCAAAGGTTTCTTCGAGGGCGCCATACTGTCGGCGGGCAAAGCTTCAGGGCTCATCGACACGGCGATCGGCGAAGACGTAGGTGCTGAGGAGGAGGGTTGGGGGGCCGAGGCGGACTTGGGACTCGAAGGACGCATATCGCCTACGCACTCGGAAGCCGAGGAAGAAGCAGCGTCGGCGGCCGCAGCAGACGGTGGTGGTGAGGATGGCTGGGACGTGGGTGACGAAGAGGTGGAACTTCCGCCGGAAGTGCTGGTGTCTCGACAACAAGATGCCGACTATTTCGTCGCGCCGCAGCCGGCCGCCTGCCCGTCGCTCGCGTGGTCGGCCAACAGCCAGCTGGCCGTCGATCACGTCAAGTCAGGTGACTTTGAGAACGCGTTCCGGCTGCTCAACGAGCAGATCGGTGTCACCAACTTCGGGCCGCTCAAGAGCCTGTTCATGGACTCGTACCTCAAGTCGTGCACGTCGTACACGCCGCTGCCCACGCACCCGTCGCTGTTCGTGTACCCCGACCGCAACTGGAAAGACGGCGGCGGAAAAGGCCACAGTAGCAAGCCTGTGCTGGACGTGAAGCTGGAACAGCTGCTCAGCGAGCTGCAGGCGTGCTATCAGTTGACGACGGCTGGCAAGTTCCCGGAAACGGTGGCCAAGTTCCGATCGATACTGGCAGCCGTGCCGCTGCTGTGCGTGGACACCAAACAGGAGGTGACCGAGGTCACGCAACTGGTGCACATATGCAAGGAGTACCTGGTCGGGCTAGTGATGGAGACCGCCCGCAAGGAGCACCCGAAGACCACCGCGGACGACCAGAAGCGCATCGCCGAGATGGTCGCCTACTTCACGCACTGCGACCTACAGATGTCGCACAAGATTCTCACACTCCGCACAGCCATCAACGTGTTCTACAAAATTGGCAACCTCAACACAGCCGCGTCGTTCGCCAAACGGCTGTTGGAGCTGGGCCCGCGGGCCGACGTCGCGCAGCAGGCTCGCAAAATGCTGCAGGCCTGCGACCTGAACCCGGTCAATAAGCTACAGGTAGCCTATGACCAACACAACCCGTTCTCGATATGCGCTTACTCGTTCGTGCCCATCTACAAAGGCAAGGAGGAGGTAAAGTGTCCGTTCTGCTCGGCGTCGTACCAACCTACGCACAGAGGCAAGGTGTGCAACATATGTCAGATATCGTCCATCGGCCGAGAGTCCACTGGACTGAGGATAACCGCTGCGCACTTCCGGTGA